A window of Ranitomeya variabilis isolate aRanVar5 chromosome 2, aRanVar5.hap1, whole genome shotgun sequence contains these coding sequences:
- the LOC143807647 gene encoding uncharacterized protein LOC143807647: MHSPQSANSTPTPKGGYRYGSSDKKSDTFCRDLNLLRTNDHDCFSIMQQETAGLPKVAEEPLTNPELILSVDGSRFADDEGRFHTGCAVTSNQEILWSRSLPPSLSAQEAELIALMKTYQMAEDKTEKMYTDSRYSHGIAHDFGPIWAARDFITASGTTVKHHGAIKDLLNALQLPKVVAVLKAKAHGKLSTVEAQGNNMADMAAKEAVKGRQYGKVEEVVEPDGYYRTAEDRKPDKMTSWDLLKKAARASPKGQEGMLDAEVSNT, from the coding sequence atgcacagtcctcaatctgccaactctactcccactcccaaggggggatacagatacggatcctcagataaaaagtctgataccttctgcagggatctgaatttgctccggacgaatgaccatgattgcttcagcatcatgcaacaggaaacagcaggactacccaaggtggcagaagagccactgaccaacccagagttgatcctctctgtggatggctccagatttgcagatgatgaaggaagattccacacgggatgtgcagtgaccagcaatcaagagatcctgtggtccagaagtctgccgcccagtctgtcagcccaggaagcagaactgatagcgctgatgaagacctaccagatggcagaagacaagactgagaaaatgtataccgattcgaggtactcgcatggcatagcacacgacttcggacccatctgggctgcaagggacttcatcacagcaagtggaacaaccgtgaagcatcatggagccattaaggacctgctgaacgcacttcaacttccaaaagtggtggcagtactaaaagccaaagcgcatggaaaactaagcacagtagaggcacaaggcaacaacatggcggatatggcagccaaagaagcagtcaagggaagacaatatggaaaagtggaagaggtcgtagagccggacggctactacaggacggctgaagacaggaaacctgacaagatgacatcctgggatctgctcaaaaaagctgcaagagcaagccccaaaggacaagaaggaatgctggatgcagaagtgagcaacacatga